AAGAGAGCAAAAACCTCTGGTACGAGGAGACCCTCCCCCCCGACAGCCTCTTTTATGTGGTGCTGGCCGAACGCAGCACCACCAGCAACGCGCTGGAGCAAACCCTTAGCTGGTTCAAAGCTCGCCCTTACGTGCAGATGGGCGGCAACGAGACGGTGGGGCAGGGGTGGTTCGCTGTGAAAAGCGTTGTGAAGGGAGGTCAGTGATGAGTCAGCCTCCAAAACAGCAGGATAAGCGAACGATTGATCAGCAGCGCGCGGCTCACGCGATGAAACTAATCAACGCGCGAAAAGAGATGGGGCCTGACGCCTACAAAAAGTACCCGAGCTACGTCGACGGGCTCCCAGCCTCGATTGTTATGAGCGGGCTGGGTCAGGCCTGTGCCACCCTTCTTGCGGCTACGCGCGGTAAGCAAAACGACCCTCACCGCATGCTCTACGACGACCTCAACGCGTGGATGTGTCAGGCCAACACGTACTCACCTTATGCCAATAAAAGAGATCTGCTCACCGCCATCACCGAAGGCACGCAACGCGACTATGTGCGCGCTCAGGCCGAAGCGCTGGCTTATCTGGTGTGGCTCAAGAAGTTCTCGCAGGCTTTTCTCAAAAACCCTGACGCGGAGTGAGCACAATGAGACCACTTTATGATCTGGAGCCGTGCGCCACACTCAAAGAGCTACAACGACCTGAGGGCAACACCGGGCTCTGGTACGACAAGTTCGGCGATCGTTGGGGCAAACTTGAGGAAAAAAAGGAGAGGGCGGAGGAAAGGCTAAGTGAATGCGCCTGGCTCAGCTCAGACTTGAAGTTCGATAAGTCGATCTGGGTCAAGACCGCCGTCACCGGAACCGGCAACGGCAGTACCGCCACGGTGATTGGAGAGAAGGAGCTGCTCGAAGGCTACGCGCACCGACGCGCCACAATGGTCTCCAACCTCAAGGGGAAAAACCTTGCGATGACCACCGCCTCGGTCTTTGTCACCGGGCTGGGGCGAGAACATCCGGTAGAGAATGGGATGGCCTGGCATACCACGCTCGGTACTCCGTTTCTTCCCGGCAGCAGTGTGAAGGGGTTGGTGCGCGCCTGGGTGGACGAAGAGTATGTGCAGGGAGAGAAAGAGAGCGAGGCCGCTAAAGAGCGCGACCGCATCTTTGGCAAGCTCTCTCAGGTGGGCAGTGTGAACTTTTTGGACGCATTGCCCACGGAGCCGATCAGGCTCAAGCATGAGATCATGACCCCGCATTACTCGGACTACTATCAAGACAAAAAGATCCCGGGCGACTGGGAGAGTCCTACGCCCATCCCCTTCTTAGCGGTCGATGCCGGAGCGAATTTTCACTTCGCGCTCGCGCCTCGCCGACCAGACAACGCCAGGGATCAAGGGGATGTCGAGACGGCGGCGCGCTGGCTGGAAGAGGCGCTAACCTGGCTGGGCGCGGGCGCCAAAACAGCGGTGGGTTACGGCCGCTTCACCAGGCTGGAAGGTGATGCCGAGGTGAAACTTCGCTCTACCGCGTGGAGTGCACAAGAAGATATTGAGCGTCGTCAGCGTCTCACGCCGCTGGAGCGCGGGCAGGAGAAGGGCGCGAAGATGTCGGAAGATGACGCGCTGGACTGGGTGCGTGAGACGCTCACTGGCGAGCCCGGCGTCGCGCTCGACGATGAAGAGCAGGAGGGGATTCGCCTCGCGTTGAAGGAGAAGTTTTATGGGGAGTGGGCCAAAGGGAAGCTTAAACCCACCACGAACATCAGCATCTCAGCCTCCAAACTCAAGTCCGATTATGCCGTTCGCTTCGTGAGCGAAAACAACGACGAGGACGAGCAGGATCAGGTGCTGGCCGCTCTCTCGCCAGACGAGCAAGAAGCCATCGTGGCACT
The DNA window shown above is from Lujinxingia vulgaris and carries:
- the cmr5 gene encoding type III-B CRISPR module-associated protein Cmr5, translated to MKLINARKEMGPDAYKKYPSYVDGLPASIVMSGLGQACATLLAATRGKQNDPHRMLYDDLNAWMCQANTYSPYANKRDLLTAITEGTQRDYVRAQAEALAYLVWLKKFSQAFLKNPDAE
- the cmr6 gene encoding type III-B CRISPR module RAMP protein Cmr6, which gives rise to MRPLYDLEPCATLKELQRPEGNTGLWYDKFGDRWGKLEEKKERAEERLSECAWLSSDLKFDKSIWVKTAVTGTGNGSTATVIGEKELLEGYAHRRATMVSNLKGKNLAMTTASVFVTGLGREHPVENGMAWHTTLGTPFLPGSSVKGLVRAWVDEEYVQGEKESEAAKERDRIFGKLSQVGSVNFLDALPTEPIRLKHEIMTPHYSDYYQDKKIPGDWESPTPIPFLAVDAGANFHFALAPRRPDNARDQGDVETAARWLEEALTWLGAGAKTAVGYGRFTRLEGDAEVKLRSTAWSAQEDIERRQRLTPLERGQEKGAKMSEDDALDWVRETLTGEPGVALDDEEQEGIRLALKEKFYGEWAKGKLKPTTNISISASKLKSDYAVRFVSENNDEDEQDQVLAALSPDEQEAIVALNKVADHDKKNLVNKTIEEGKKQGFSATFWELFLPHAVEKLKGGKRKDQKAFKAFAAWLKKEHGIS